The following proteins are co-located in the Mauremys reevesii isolate NIE-2019 linkage group 23, ASM1616193v1, whole genome shotgun sequence genome:
- the TRNP1 gene encoding TMF-regulated nuclear protein 1 — translation MPGRDPEPLAGSARAGKPRPRAEEAAAAAAGGSALELAEARRRLLEVEARRRLVLELESRVQQLHRVFVQAELRLAGRAESLARLGSGAGQAQIYLAAHGQRLKKSLRRSRKARPPALLASALGGCVPWAAGKLRRGRAGAPEPPESPFKRSLPGPPPA, via the coding sequence ATGCCCGGCCGAGACCCGGAGCCGCTGGCCGGCAGCGCCCGAGCGGGCAAGCCCCGGCCGCgggcggaggaggcggcggcggcggcggcgggcggctcGGCGCTGGAGCTGGCCGAGGCCCGGCGGCGGCTGCTGGAGGTGGAGGCCCGGCGGCGGCTGGTGCTGGAGCTGGAGAGCCGCGTGCAGCAGCTGCACCGCGTCTTCGTGCAGGCCGAGCTGCGCCTGGCCGGGCGCGCCGAGAGCCTGGCCCGCCTGGGCAGCGGCGCCGGCCAGGCCCAGATCTACCTGGCGGCCCACGGGCAGCGCCTCAAGAAGAGCCTGCGGCGCTCCCGGAAGGCGCGGCCGCCCGCCCTGCTGGCCTCGGCGCTGGGCGGCTGCGTGCCCTGGGCGGCGGGCAAGCTGCGCCGCGGCCGGGCGGGCGCCCCGGAGCCGCCCGAGTCCCCCTTCAAGAGGAGCCTGCCGGGGCCGCCCCCGGCCTGA